The Clostridiaceae bacterium genome has a window encoding:
- the sdaAB gene encoding L-serine ammonia-lyase, iron-sulfur-dependent, subunit beta, whose protein sequence is MNVFDIIGPVMVGPSSSHTAGAVRIGNMARALLGEPPAKVNITLYGSFAHTYRGHGTDKALVAGLMEMTPDDLRIKSSLDIARSNGIVISFVTSESNDYHPNTVLIKAEGSSGKKISVLGSSIGGGNIVINRINGIDVQINGQYHTLVIPHRDAPGTIALVTNQLAINKINIAQMKVYRSDKGGKAVMVIETDQPVSEELASAISKLNGIYDVTVIKPLK, encoded by the coding sequence ATGAATGTATTTGACATAATTGGACCTGTAATGGTAGGACCTTCGAGTTCCCACACTGCGGGTGCGGTAAGGATAGGAAATATGGCCAGAGCGTTGCTTGGTGAGCCTCCTGCAAAGGTAAATATAACTTTATATGGCTCTTTTGCCCATACATACAGAGGACACGGAACAGATAAGGCTCTTGTGGCAGGACTTATGGAAATGACTCCCGATGATCTGCGTATTAAATCAAGTCTGGATATTGCACGTTCCAATGGAATAGTAATCTCCTTTGTAACTTCTGAATCTAATGACTACCACCCTAATACGGTGTTAATTAAAGCTGAAGGTTCCTCAGGTAAAAAGATATCTGTATTAGGTTCTTCCATAGGAGGAGGCAATATAGTTATTAACAGAATTAACGGTATTGACGTTCAGATTAACGGTCAATATCACACCCTTGTTATACCCCATAGAGATGCTCCCGGAACTATAGCATTAGTAACAAACCAACTTGCAATTAACAAAATAAATATAGCCCAGATGAAGGTTTACAGAAGTGATAAAGGTGGTAAAGCAGTAATGGTTATAGAAACGGATCAACCGGTGTCTGAAGAACTGGCCTCTGCAATTTCAAAACTAAATGGCATATATGATGTAACAGTAATTAAGCCTTTGAAATAG